TAAAGGTACTTTTAGTTAAACGGAAACAAACCTTTATATCTTCTACACTTAATTATTTATCATGGCCAGAAACAAGTATCCAGTCCACACTACCCTAAGTAGTGACGCCATAAAGGTGCTTGAAAGATATGAGAAGGAACTTGGGGCAAAAAATCTGGTTCTTGAAAAGGCCCTTTTGTCCCTTGACACAAGCAGGTTTAAATCCAAGCTAGATACGCAGAACCTTGACAGGGCAATTAAGCGTATCGGCACTGGTGTGGCAGGGCTGGACGATATGCTTGAAGGTGGCATTCCTGAAGGATTTTCTGTCATTGTTACAGGTCCCCCGGGCACCGGGAAAACAACATTATCCATGCAGTTTCTGGTTGAAGGTGTCAAGAAAGGTGAGAAATGTGTCCTCTTCTCTTTTGAGGAACGACTGCAGCAGCTTGTCCAACACTTTATGCGTTTTGGCTGGGATCTCGGGAAATACATTGATGACGGGTATCTGGAAGTTTTTGGAATGTCAATGCTCACATTCGAGGAAATCACCGAAATACTTGAGACCTACAAGCCAAAGCGTGTGGTTTTTGATTCCCTTAGTGTTTTCAGCAACCCCGAAGAGTTCCGAAAGTCTCCTGCGTGGCGCTCTTCTCACAGGTTGATGAAGCAGCGTAAGATGACCTCTTTCCTGATTACCGAGAAGAACCATGGAATTGAAACAAAATCCTTTGATGATTACGATTTCCTTGGTGACGGTATTATTTTCCTGGATTCCATGAAGGTAAATGAAGTGGATGCTACATTATCTCCTGTTCTTGCAGTACAGAAAATGCGAGCTACCAAGGTAGATACAACTCCGCAGCCTTTCAGGTTTGGAGAACATGGTATTGTGAAATATCGCTCCCTTCATCTTGAGTCCAGATTGCAGGAACGTCTTGGTGTCAGTTCCATGGAACCGGGGTTTGATTAATTCTTTTCAGATAAACTGGGATATTAATCCAGCAAGGATTACAGTTATGTAAATTGCGCGGAAGCTTCCCGCTCCGCCAATACTTATGAAAGCACTTCCTCTTTCTTCTTTATTAAGCGCAAAGAGGTGTGCCATTGTCCCGGCCAGTACTCCCATTGTCCCGGCAACAAAAACAATGATGTCCGCATTAATAGGGTCCAGCAGCAATGCAAAAGGAATGGCAATTATGCCTATGTAATCAGGAACAACTATTCCTACCCCATCGATCATTTCTGCCACTAAGGCAACAACTACCATCACTATAAGCGCGATTTCAAGAGCTACAAAATTCATCTGGAGAGTAAGCAAAAATGCTGCAAGGAATAGGGGGATTACAAACCCGCCTAAGTTTATAGTTACGACTGTATCAAATACGATTCTGGTTCCGCTTGATAATTCCTTAACAACCGGCACTGAAAATATCTTTTCCAATACCAGTGCATCACGCTGCAGATGCTCTTGTTTCCGTGTTCTCATTTTTATAACAGGAATTTCCACATTACCGGCAATTGGTATCAATAACAATATTCCAAATAGCACTGCTGAGGGTATGGTTCCAAGTGATAATTGGCCAAGATAGCACAATGCCGCAGTAGGCAGCAAAATGAAAGCATATACGGCAAAATGCCTGTAGTCGGTTTTGTTAAGAAATCCTCGCATATATCTCATCCGGTATTGAATAGGATAATATTTAACATTAATTCAGACTGATCTCGTGAATTATATTTTTTCTATTATTCCCTGATATGAAATCGCTTTTCTGTTTTTGTCACGTATAATCAAAGTTCTCTCGGCAACGTTTCGCAGCTCTCCGGATTTGGAGTAGATCCTGTATTCCTGATAGAAATCTTCCTCCCCGGAATCGGTTTGTTTTTCAAGTTGTTCTTCAATGCGTGGGAGATCTTCAGGATGAATGATATCGGCATAATTTATAGATCCTGACAGGAAGTCCTCAGGTGTGTATCCAAAGTACTGTATGTCTTCTGAAACGTATTCCACCGGCCATCCCTTTTCTGCTTTCCACACAAAAATTGCCACTGGTTCTGTAGTTAATATGAAGTCACTGAAGTCTTCAATTTCATCAGTTTGATCTGTGATGTCAATAACAAAGCCCTGGAAATGTGTAATTGTCCCGTTTGAATCTCTTTCAATCAATGTTTTTTCAAGCACTCTCCTGCTTTCTCCGGAAGGTGTAACAATACGATAGCAGTGAGTATAATCTTTCAAATTCGTTTCACAAATATCTGCCAGGGATTTTCGGAGGCGTTCAAGATCGTCAGGGTGTACAATGCTTGCATATTTTCGATGCCCCTTTGTAAAATCATCAGGAGAATAGCCGAACTGTCTTATATTCTCGGATACGAATTCCACCGGCCACCCCTTTTCTGCTTTCCATAGGAAAACGACAACCGGATTTTCATATGAACTGCCTTGCATATTTTTAGTCATGATTTGCTCCCTTCAGATCTAAACCATAGTCATTTTTTACCAGATTGGTTAAGTAATTGTCGATTTTCTGGGAGGGCATTCGTACAGAAGGGTTGGTGAAATCCAACAAATAACTTAAAATTAGATAGCTACATAAGGGGACTTTATGGATTCCCAAACATCTCATCTTTCAAAAGATTTAGGAAAGTACCGTGTTGAAGTAAACACTGATCCGGAAAAAGGCGGGCACTTGATGATCTGGGTAAAACCGGATGAACATAATCTCAACGTATTCATCCGAAGTGACGATATGGAATGGGATTGTGCTTCCGCAAGGATGTTTTCTTCAGCGGAAGAGGCTGAAAAAGCATATGGCAAGATAGTTTCAGAAGAACAGATTGATCATATGTTGCTGAGCTGTGGTTTCGGAAAAAAATGCTTCTAAGGTATGAAAGCTATGTCTAAATTTAGCAAAAAGAAAGCTCAGTACTATGGATATTTCGTATTTGTAGTGGCTTTTGTTTTTGTGTTTTTTGACTGGATTTTTTCCTTTGGATACCAGTCTTTAATCTTTGTCCCTGCAGCTTTCTTTGTAGGAATGATTGGTTATTGGCTTGGAGGTTTCCTCTACAGTCGCATTGCGGCTTGATTTCAAAATCCTCCAAGAGCCTTCCATAGTAGAAATGTGTAGATGGCAAGGATCAACATTCCGATTGCCACTTTTAGGTTTTCGTGCGGTACAGGTTTATCTTTAATAAAATAATCTTCAGGCTCCAACTCATCACCAACTATATTCTGGTAACATATTATTTCTTTTTTTGGACAGATAATTGTTTTCAAATTTCAAAACGAAATCATTTCAAAGCAAAGCTTTGACTTAAAGTAAGGAAGTTGTTAATCAAAGAGATTTAGTTTTCAAAAAAAGAAAAAAGATTCGGAATTCACTTCAGATAAATGAAGAATAAAAAGAACTCAGGCATTGACCTCTGCCAATACTGAGTTAATGTCATTCATTTTCTGCAAGTAATCCCCACCAAGGTCTGTTATACCGTATCCATCTGATGATTTTTCAACAAGTCCCATATCAATCATCATGTTTAGATATTGATCTGCCCTGCTGAAATTCAGATTGGCATTGTATACAATTGCTGTCTTGGTTACTTTCGTACTACGTACTACGTTGAGTATGTCTACCATAATTTCTAGTTTGCCACGCCTCATTATTGTACCCCACCACAGGAATAATAGTTCTAAGCTAATTTACTACATTATCATTAGCCCTATATAATAATTTTCATATACATCCGCACTGATTAATAAATATTATCTATATAAAACAATATTTATTTTATGGGATCGATTTTATTCAAAAAAATTGCCTGCTTGTAGGAATAGTCGTACGTGAAAAGTCAGATGACTTCCGGTTCTTCAAGTTCAATATCCAGAACAGGAAGATCAACAGGTTGGCCTTCCCTGGTGTAGCAGACCCAACTGTCTTTATCGTAAGGTTCTGCCACAATGATATGTAAATTTCCCGTTTTGCTGAACATCCTCAGATCTTCCTCAGATGGTCTTGCGCTTGGGCCTGGATGGCTGTGCACTGATCCAACGGATTCAACATTTGGCATCATGAATAACTTAATAACCGCATTCCGGTCACTGCTCTCTGTGCCGGGAAGAATTAGCACATCCGTTATTACTCCATCCTCTTCATGCAGCAATCCTGCAAATTCGTTTGGTGCTGTATTTTTAGACGCTCCGAGAATGAACTCCAGTGTTTCTTTTGCAATACCCCTGACCATTTCCATATTTTTGAAAAGGTTCCTTTATGATATATTGGTTGCGTTTGCAATCTTTATACAATTAGAAGATATGCTAGACCGGAAAATAATGCACCCGCAAAAGTTGCGTAGAAATTCACTCCGCTGTTGGACAGCAGTCCTCTTTTCTGCAAGGTTCCACCAAGCAAACTATCAATGTTTGTTCCCACAAACCCGCCAGCGCATGTAAAAATAACTGCATAGTCTATATTTCCTGTCATCCCGAATACGGTTGCCAGAACCGCAATCACACAGGCCCCGCCAATTGCCGCAGCTTCTCCTAATAGTGTAATAGCTCCGTCTGTCCCGGGTTTTGTGGGTTTCAGATTTGTTATCATGCGAGGTGTTTGTTTTGCAGTGGTTCCGATTTCACTTGCAAGCGTATCTGCAGTTGCGGTTGCCACTGTTCCCAGGAAAGCATAACTGATGAGTTCCGCATGTTGCGGATAAATACCATAAGCAATTGCGAGGGCAAGTGCAGCCGTACTGTTACTGAAAACATTTTCGTAACTGCGGATTCCTCCCTTCTCCTGCGCAAGCCCTTTTGATATTTTATACTTATATCGGTATTTGGTAAACAAGCCTCCGAGTATAAAAAATGTAAGCAACAGGATGAACCAGAATATATTGCTGAATACAATTATTAGGACCCCCATGAGGGTGGCACTCATGACAGCGGATATGTCCGCAATTTTCATCCTGTATGCAAGATACCCGAGAACCAGTGAAAAAGTAAAAGCCATAATTAATTGCAATGGAGGCACTGCAAAACCAAACGAGACAAGAACCCACATAGCCATAGCAGAGCCGAAAGTCATTGACAGTGTCTTATCGAATTCAGAAGGTATGGATTCAAAAAGAGCTGCTGTAATTGCTCCTATTACCGCGGCAAAAAGCATTATTTCATATCCGCTTCCTGTACTCCAGTATACATACCATCCACCTGCAAGAGCTGCTGTAAATCCTCCGGCAAAAAGGAGGCATATGCTGGACGGAAGGGAATGATGGGGCCTGTCCCAATTCCCATTTTTGCGGATTGCGCCTGCAACCATTAAGCCTATGGTTGAAATCTGCAATGATTGCACAATTATGTAGTTTGGAAACAAGTATCCCAGCTGTCGGGAAACCAGATCAATAAAAAAAAGAACTGTAATTGCAAAGAAAAGATTGTAATAATTACCAATATCCTTTTTTAATATTGTTTTTGAAGATATTGTCAGTATAAGAAAAGCGGCTGCCAGCGGCACCATCCCCAGGAAGGGGAAAAGAACTAACAAAATAATTGCAAAAGAAAGTATTTTCAGGTTTTTGTTTGTTGAAAATGCCTTTTGGAGGCACTGGATCGCTTCTGGCATGTTACTCAAAAATGTTTTTAGTAACATATTATTTGATAGATTATAAAAATATGGGGGCGGAAATCAGTTTTTAATCATTAAAAAGGCTTTTTTCAACGTTATTGCAGAAATCTTCGATATCATTGAATCTCAATTCAGCATATCCGTCCATCGGAGTGTCCATGTTGTTAACAATTACAAGTTTTCCACCATTATTAATGCAATAAAATGGCAATGATGCTGCAGGTTGTACTACAAGTGAAGTGCCTAGCGTCAGGAAAAGGTCAGCTTTAGATGCTTCATTTATCGCAGCTTCAATGGTCTCCTGTTCCAGCATTTCCCCGTAAAAAATAATGTCAGGTTTTATAATGCCTCCACATAGGTCGCAGCGGGGTGCTTTTGGTTCTTCATTCACCAGTGCAGCAATTTTCTCAAAGGGATACTTCATTCCACATTTCCGGCAGGTGTGCATCTTTGGAGATCCATGGATTTCAATAACGTTCTTAGATCCGGCTTTTTGGTGTAGCATATCGATATTCTGTGTAATAATCGATTTTACCAATCCCATAGATTCCATTTTTGCAATTACTTTGTGAGGGAGGCCGGGTTCCCTTTCATCCAGATTATAGATAAAATCCTTTGAAACAGAGTAGAAATAGGATGGGTTTTTGACAAAGTAGTCAAATGAAAAAATCTTATCAGCATCAAAATTGCTGTACAATCCTCCACTTCCCCTGAAATCCGGGATTCCTGAAAATGTTGAAACTCCTGCACCGGTTAGAACAACACAATATTTTGATTCCCTGAGGAGGTCAATAAGTTTTTCCATTTCCTATACTCAGGGAAATTCTTATTTATCAATTATGCAGATGAAATGTACAAAACATATATTTTGATGTATGGCATTATGCTGACTGCCTGTCATAAAGTAACCTAAAATAGACATAATTCTGAGGACAATACTGATGGTATCTAAAACTCTTCCTTTCACAAAGCAAAAAATCGAGGAAATCGCTGCTGAGTATCCTACGCCTTTCCATGTTTATGATGAAAAAGGAATCCTTGAAAATGCCCGGAAATTAAAAGAGGCATTCGGGATTCTCGAGGGATTCACCGAGTATTTTGCAGTAAAGGCCCTTCCAAATCCATTTATCATGAAAATCCTCAAGAAAGAAGGGTTTGGTGCGGATTGCAGTTC
The window above is part of the Methanohalophilus levihalophilus genome. Proteins encoded here:
- a CDS encoding RAD55 family ATPase, producing MARNKYPVHTTLSSDAIKVLERYEKELGAKNLVLEKALLSLDTSRFKSKLDTQNLDRAIKRIGTGVAGLDDMLEGGIPEGFSVIVTGPPGTGKTTLSMQFLVEGVKKGEKCVLFSFEERLQQLVQHFMRFGWDLGKYIDDGYLEVFGMSMLTFEEITEILETYKPKRVVFDSLSVFSNPEEFRKSPAWRSSHRLMKQRKMTSFLITEKNHGIETKSFDDYDFLGDGIIFLDSMKVNEVDATLSPVLAVQKMRATKVDTTPQPFRFGEHGIVKYRSLHLESRLQERLGVSSMEPGFD
- a CDS encoding PAS domain-containing protein; translation: MTKNMQGSSYENPVVVFLWKAEKGWPVEFVSENIRQFGYSPDDFTKGHRKYASIVHPDDLERLRKSLADICETNLKDYTHCYRIVTPSGESRRVLEKTLIERDSNGTITHFQGFVIDITDQTDEIEDFSDFILTTEPVAIFVWKAEKGWPVEYVSEDIQYFGYTPEDFLSGSINYADIIHPEDLPRIEEQLEKQTDSGEEDFYQEYRIYSKSGELRNVAERTLIIRDKNRKAISYQGIIEKI
- a CDS encoding Mov34/MPN/PAD-1 family protein; amino-acid sequence: MEMVRGIAKETLEFILGASKNTAPNEFAGLLHEEDGVITDVLILPGTESSDRNAVIKLFMMPNVESVGSVHSHPGPSARPSEEDLRMFSKTGNLHIIVAEPYDKDSWVCYTREGQPVDLPVLDIELEEPEVI
- a CDS encoding SIR2 family NAD-dependent protein deacylase, with translation MEKLIDLLRESKYCVVLTGAGVSTFSGIPDFRGSGGLYSNFDADKIFSFDYFVKNPSYFYSVSKDFIYNLDEREPGLPHKVIAKMESMGLVKSIITQNIDMLHQKAGSKNVIEIHGSPKMHTCRKCGMKYPFEKIAALVNEEPKAPRCDLCGGIIKPDIIFYGEMLEQETIEAAINEASKADLFLTLGTSLVVQPAASLPFYCINNGGKLVIVNNMDTPMDGYAELRFNDIEDFCNNVEKSLFND
- a CDS encoding winged helix-turn-helix domain-containing protein, encoding MRRGKLEIMVDILNVVRSTKVTKTAIVYNANLNFSRADQYLNMMIDMGLVEKSSDGYGITDLGGDYLQKMNDINSVLAEVNA
- a CDS encoding DUF1614 domain-containing protein, with translation MRGFLNKTDYRHFAVYAFILLPTAALCYLGQLSLGTIPSAVLFGILLLIPIAGNVEIPVIKMRTRKQEHLQRDALVLEKIFSVPVVKELSSGTRIVFDTVVTINLGGFVIPLFLAAFLLTLQMNFVALEIALIVMVVVALVAEMIDGVGIVVPDYIGIIAIPFALLLDPINADIIVFVAGTMGVLAGTMAHLFALNKEERGSAFISIGGAGSFRAIYITVILAGLISQFI
- a CDS encoding TIGR00297 family protein encodes the protein MPEAIQCLQKAFSTNKNLKILSFAIILLVLFPFLGMVPLAAAFLILTISSKTILKKDIGNYYNLFFAITVLFFIDLVSRQLGYLFPNYIIVQSLQISTIGLMVAGAIRKNGNWDRPHHSLPSSICLLFAGGFTAALAGGWYVYWSTGSGYEIMLFAAVIGAITAALFESIPSEFDKTLSMTFGSAMAMWVLVSFGFAVPPLQLIMAFTFSLVLGYLAYRMKIADISAVMSATLMGVLIIVFSNIFWFILLLTFFILGGLFTKYRYKYKISKGLAQEKGGIRSYENVFSNSTAALALAIAYGIYPQHAELISYAFLGTVATATADTLASEIGTTAKQTPRMITNLKPTKPGTDGAITLLGEAAAIGGACVIAVLATVFGMTGNIDYAVIFTCAGGFVGTNIDSLLGGTLQKRGLLSNSGVNFYATFAGALFSGLAYLLIV